The following proteins are encoded in a genomic region of Maylandia zebra isolate NMK-2024a linkage group LG1, Mzebra_GT3a, whole genome shotgun sequence:
- the atmin gene encoding ATM interactor translates to MLLLGLSAKHGMHCQHRNMAASSTGKASNSDNANAGSLNCNEEPLPQSREMIKPTIVELTKEVRTNILCTVEGCGKILPNTPALNMHLVKSHRIKDGIVNPTVRKDMKGSQKLYCCPIEGCPRGPNRPFSQFSLVKQHFMKMHAEKKHKCSKCNNGYSTEWDLKRHIEDCGKTYHCTCGCPYASRAALLSHIYRTGHEIPTEHRIPPVKKRKMEKLLSGSEKVKINDSTFQIIPAATEQTDTSLPPDTTITIPDSRRSLQKLLLPKPKMALVSVPVMQVAHLPVLLPSTESGALRSVVLAVDSQGSVSALQLLPQATGAVVPQLDAKSLGFKDSMPTSRSSQGPISTGVQVNLDPVGAEDSTISMAAQRGRSTSTNIQTDKSYLSKMPTGVGVGEGLGLCSVGESSVSSCSQTDISVSAQVLLPVSVETQTFFSRAKPTSSIGAQTDSQCLSQIPCASSSVLPYKTRQTQTYFAMPQSEEKAQNQAVMCSDLFGNDSLSVSTQTTLDIDDTLCAAGSTIYEDSKSEGGMCFGVQTHELSANNMADNQTQTMTLLNDLENILSDSMSGHQVLTEASAGCGSSLSSVQEQHNGIDFDFEEFLNAVHIQTQTEESELGGLGGDTPMESLDIQTQTDFLLMDDLDQSEGPSRTQASDLELFDTQTQTDLNFLLNAGSHMPLSSILRHSSFSMSTESSDTETQTDLPSFATSLSAQTPVTQGENARLLNSTETQTVTSQAEGLGNLFLTSNETQTVMDDFLSADLAWNMESHFSSVETQTCEELCALFQHSEKPNS, encoded by the exons ATGCTGCTGCTGGGGCTCTCTGCCAAACACGGAATGCACTGTCAACACAGAAACATGGCTGCCTCTTCAACGGGCAAGGCGAGTAACAGTGATAACGCTAATGCCGGCAGTCTAAACTGTAACGAAGAACCTCTGCCGCAGTCTCGGGAAATGATAAAACCCACCATCGTGGAGCTGACCAAAGAAGTGAGGACGAACATCCTATGCACCGTGGAAGGATGTGGCAAGATTCTCCCCAACACACCTGCGTTGAACATGCATCTGGTTAAGTCGCACAGAATAAAG GATGGTATTGTCAATCCCACGGTCAGAAAGGACATGAAGGGCTCTCAGAAGCTTTACTGCTGTCCTATTGAGGGTTGTCCCAGAGGCCCTAACAGACCTTTCTCCCAGTTCTCCCTGGTTAAGCAA caCTTCATGAAGATGCATGCAGAAAAGAAACATAAGTGCTCCAAGTGCAACAATGGCTACAGTACAGAGTGGGACTTAAAGAGGCACATAGAAGACTGTGGAAAGACCTACCACTGTACATGTGGCTGCCCCTATGCTAGCAGGGCTGCTCTACTCTCACATATCTACAGGACGGGTCATGAAATTCCAACAGAGCACAG AATTCCCCCagtaaaaaagagaaagatggAAAAATTGTTAAGTGGTTCTGAAAAGGTTAAGATCAATGATTCAACCTTCCAGATCATCCCTGCTGCCACAGAGCAGACAGACACTTCTCTCCCTCCTGATACAACCATTACTATCCCAGACTCCCGGAGGAGCCTGCAAAAGTTGCTTTTACCAAAACCCAAGATGGCTTTGGTTAGTGTTCCTGTGATGCAGGTGGCTCATTTGCCTGTACTCCTTCCATCTACAGAAAGTGGGGCTCTGAGGTCTGTAGTGCTTGCTGTAGATAGCCAAGGTTCTGTTAGTGCCCTTCAGCTCCTTCCACAAGCCACAGGAGCAGTGGTACCCCAACTTGATGCTAAAAGTTTGGGTTTCAAGGATAGCATGCCTACTTCCCGCTCTAGCCAGGGGCCTATTAGCACAGGAGTGCAAGTCAATCTGGATCCAGTAGGTGCAGAGGATTCAACCATCAGCATGGCAGCACAGCGAGGAAGGAGCACTTCCACCAACATTCAGACAGACAAATCGTACTTGTCAAAAATGCCCACAGGAGTAGGGGTTGGGGAGGGACTAGGCTTGTGCTCTGTGGGCGAGTCCTCTGTGTCTTCTTGCTCCCAAACAGACATCAGTGTCAGTGCCCAAGTCCTTTTGCCAGTCAGTGTTGAAACCCAAACATTCTTCTCCCGAGCCAAACCCACATCGTCTATTGGAGCTCAAACAGACAGCCAGTGCCTGAGCCAAATTCCCTGCGCATCCTCTTCTGTGCTTCCGTACAAAACCaggcagacacagacatactTTGCCATGCCACAATCGGAGGAGAAGGCTCAGAACCAGGCTGTCATGTGCTCAGACCTATTTGGCAATGACTCCCTCAGTGTGTCAACCCAAACAACTTTGGACATAGATGACACCCTTTGTGCTGCAGGAAGCACTATATATGAGGACTCAAAATCAGAAGGTGGTATGTGTTTTGGGGTGCAGACGCATGAGCTGAGTGCAAACAACATGGCAGACAACCAGACCCAAACAATGACCTTGTTAAATGACCTGGAAAACATCCTGTCTGACAGTATGTCAGGCCATCAGGTGCTCACAGAGGCTTCTGCAGGCTGTGGGTCAAGTCTCAGCTCTGTTCAAGAGCAACATAACGGCATCGACTTTGATTTTGAAGAATTCCTCAATGCTGTGCACATCCAGACACAGACCGAGGAGAGTGAGCTGGGAGGACTGGGTGGTGACACACCAATGGAGTCTCTAGACattcagacacagacagacttcCTACTGATGGATGATCTGGACCAAAGTGAGGGACCAAGCCGAACCCAAGCCAGCGACTTGGAGCTATTTGATACTCAAACTCAGACTGACCTCAATTTTCTGCTGAATGCCGGAAGCCACATGCCCCTGAGCAGCATCTTGCGACATTCAAGCTTTTCTATGAGCACAGAGTCAtcagacacagaaacacaaacagatcTCCCTTCATTTGCCACGAGTCTCTCTGCTCAGACTCCTGTCACTCAAGGAGAGAATGCAAGACTGCTGaacagcacagagacacagactgtgaCCAGCCAAGCAGAAGGCCTAGGAAACCTGTTCCTGACCAGCAACGAAACCCAAACTGTCATGGATGACTTCCTGTCAGCGGACTTGGCGTGGAACATGGAGTCCCATTTCAGCTCTGTGGAAACCCAGACATGTGAAGAACTTTGTGCTCTGTTTCAGCATTCTGAGAAACCCAACAGCTGA
- the lg1h16orf46 gene encoding uncharacterized protein C16orf46 homolog, with the protein MTSQERDRTAVDRADGELSAPENAAGEHEIAERRLVESLLDTSEENFLNEKELNEFHCYSGWEDAVCGWARVVPLSCILLTSNTYKKPEHKEADNGTPSSDDPVPSNGDSSASITEQHCESHAGLDNFKKFVSVNQHTGSWSQTAMAAQQTDAAECPFLKAMQRNPTHLLLEEKIYERGMDKETLSQLHHLSSKYSVPENKPAKPWKHSHRPNNRVVPIKNFTFLPPINPPHLIAKASGHLCRDKKTPEKQTSEKNGFLLDKQRGTRGTRVDTASNSDISTFSAALTSKYQSFWQNPHNVLIPRGIKYNVFQT; encoded by the exons ATGACCTCGCAAGAAAGGGATCGTACAGCTGTGGACAGAGCAGACGGGGAGCTGTCAGCACCGGAGAACGCAGCTGGCGAGCACGAAATAGCAGAAAGGAGACTTGTTGAAAGCCTTTTAGATACCAGCGAGGAGAACTTCTTGAATGAGAAGGAGCTAAATGAGTTCCATTGTTACTCTGGTTGGGAGGATGCT GTTTGTGGTTGGGCCAGAGTTGTTCCCCTGAGCTGCATACTTTTGACTTCAAACACATACAAGAAACCAGAGCATAAGGAGGCTGACAATGGAACTCCTTCATCTGATGACCCAGTGCCTTCTAATGGAGACAGCTCAGCCAGCATTACAGAGCAGCACTGTGAGTCTCATGCAGGCCTGGATAATTTTAAGAAGTTTGTGTCAGTAAATCAGCACACAGGATCTTGGAGTCAAACTGCTATGGCAGCTCAACAGACAGATGCTGCAGAATGTCCTTTCCTTAAAGCCATGCAGAGAAATCCGACACATCTCTTACTGGAAGAAAAGATATACGAGAGAGGGATGGATAAAGAGACACTTTCTCAGCTTCACCATCTGtcttcaaaatattctgtgcCAGAGAACAAGCCTGCTAAGCCTTGGAAACATAGTCATCGTCCCAATAACAGAGTGGTTCCCATTAAAAACTTCACATTTCTACCACCTATTAACCCACCTCACCTGATTGCCAAGGCCAGTGGTCATCTCTGTAGAGACAAGAAGACTCCAGAGAAACAAACCTCAGAGAAAAACGGTTTCCTTTTAGACAAGCAGCGTGGAACAAGGGGAACTAGAGTGGACACTGCTAGTAATTCAGATatttccactttctctgcagcgcTGACCTCCAAGTACCAGTCATTTTGGCAAAACCCACACAATGTTTTGATACCAAGAGGTATTAAATACAATGTCTTCCAAACCTGA
- the LOC101475385 gene encoding protein phosphatase 1 regulatory subunit 3E, whose protein sequence is MEAESAHPVAVMLPPKNCLPRNYSCIAGLFGSLAAANPRLEDGEDFDMVNATCEPIESAVVNERPRGREISLKPPQSPNLRRRCTSLPTPTERAKLEIARSRSPTIKKKVRFADSLGLELISVKHFDDTDVPEVPERIMAKLPKGPLHLHHLETKFPRAPAQSVFMELQFTNPGTLPGFEQKVREVNVLLETVEADEFSLSGFVRVLNLAFEKSVSLRYSLNNWITFMDSLASYVPNSSDGDTDKFCFKIVMPTYPDNGGTLQFAIKYCVGGQEFWDNNNGNNYKVRRHRFKMSPPREWEKGWIHFI, encoded by the coding sequence ATGGAAGCGGAGTCTGCGCACCCTGTCGCGGTCATGCTCCCCCCAAAGAACTGCCTGCCGAGGAACTACAGCTGCATAGCTGGACTATTCGGGAGTCTTGCAGCGGCAAATCCGAGGCTTGAAGATGGGGAGGATTTTGACATGGTGAACGCCACTTGTGAGCCTATCGAGAGCGCAGTGGTGAATGAGAGGCCAAGGGGCAGGGAGATTTCCCTGAAGCCCCCACAGAGCCCTAATCTGCGTCGGAGGTGCACGTCTTTGCCTACACCTACAGAGAGAGCAAAGTTAGAGATCGCCCGCAGCAGAAGCCCAACCATTAAGAAAAAAGTCCGCTTCGCGGACTCCCTGGGCCTGGAGCTCATTTCAGTGAAGCATTTCGACGACACAGATGTTCCCGAGGTGCCTGAGCGCATAATGGCAAAATTACCCAAGGGACCCCTTCACCTTCATCACTTGGAAACAAAATTCCCCCGGGCTCCTGCGCAGTCTGTGTTCATGGAATTGCAGTTCACCAACCCAGGCACATTACCCGGCTTCGAGCAGAAAGTTAGGGAGGTAAATGTCCTGTTGGAGACCGTGGAGGCAGACGAATTCAGCCTCTCCGGCTTCGTGCGCGTGTTGAATCTGGCTTTCGAAAAGAGCGTCTCTTTGCGCTATTCCCTAAACAACTGGATAACCTTTATGGACAGTTTGGCGTCCTATGTTCCTAACTCGAGCGACGGTGACACCGACAAGTTCTGTTTCAAGATAGTTATGCCCACATACCCAGACAACGGAGGAACATTGCAATTTGCAATTAAGTACTGTGTCGGCGGGCAAGAGTTTTGGGACAATAATAACGGCAACAACTACAAAGTCCGTCGTCACCGGTTCAAGATGTCTCCACCTCGGGAATGGGAAAAGGGATGGATTCATTTTATCTGA